Part of the Zingiber officinale cultivar Zhangliang chromosome 8A, Zo_v1.1, whole genome shotgun sequence genome, TGACGCAGATCTACTATTGTTCTTCTTCATCGCCCATTCGTCGAAAAGTGTACTGatttaagcgtcggagggtcttgCCAAGGATCCCTTCCCTAGTTTTTGGTCATTAACACTTTATCGGATCATCTAATTGTGTGCAGGATTGGAGGAAGGTTCCATTCTAAGCTAAAGAAGTCTTCTGCTGGTCAACAAATCATCCATCAGAGCCAGCACGTCATCTCCCTAACCTTCAAATAGAATCAGTCATCAAGCAGGTATaattttgtttttgaaattttgttctaTGGCTATATCTGTGCATGTGTGTAGCAGTCACCATATATCTTGTTAGTCGaaacatatttatttaaaatgcaGCAGTCACCAAATATCCTGTGTTGTTCTCCTTGTTAAAAAACCTCTTTTGCCCTCATTCCCTCTTTGATCTCCCAAAGTAAATTCAATTCTATCTATTGAGAAATATAAGTGCCTCCTTAGTTGCACTTAAGTAGTTAATCTGCTTATATGAAAACGCAATCTTGTAAGTCTGTCCACCACCAAAGCAACTTAATTATTTTGGATTGAAATGAGGTTTCACAATTCTAAATCGTATCAATCTTTAGTGCATTGAGGATCCACTAACTCTTTTATCGGCAAAACAATGAGTTACTTAAGAGGAGAAAAAAACTTTTTGTGTGGTTCCTTAGttacttgtttttattttgtaGTAGCATGGAATGCCAATGCTATTTATGCTGTTGTGTAATTCCAATGATGGTTAATCCATTGTTAACAATATGTTAAATGATTTGACGCATATGAAACTCGGTGCATTTTATTTAGTGGTTTATAGCATTCCTGGTGAGGACCTGGAACCAATGATTATCTGATCTCTACTGAACACGATTCAATTCCTTCTCGAACTAGCATTGGATAAAGTTAACCTAACCCTGTACGTTCCCCTAAAATTTTAGATCCGCCCCGACCTATCTATATGCTATCAATACTAATTATTGACTTTAAATTAATAGGGTTACCACCCATATGGACTAGACTGACAAACTAACAAGTAGAATGCATTATTGCAAGGTCCTCATTCTTCAATGATACTTAAAACAGGTCCCTCAACGATGCTGGAGACTTTTGGAGTAAAATTCCGCATCTAATTAATTGTGTATTCAAACAAAATCTGGATGTGGCAGACGTAGCATATAAGATATGATCACTATTAATACAAAAGCAAACTGCCCAACCGTAATGAATACGGTGAATAACGCTTTCATTAAAAAGAGAACAGTAAGTATGACTTGTCCAACACAAGAAACATGCTTTGTCATTACCGGGAATTGATAAGCTAATTATCAAGCGAAACAATTCAAAGAGGGAATTAATCTGTCGCCAACAAGTCATTAATGACAAACTGGAGAAACCGCGTGAGTGCCACTTTGTTGGTGGGTTGGTATGCAGGTTTTAACAATATCAAAAGCGTCCCATGAAAGCGATTACTTGAGAATATTTCTCCCTCGTGGAACACGGTAATAGACTGTATAGTTCGTAAAATTGGTTTGCACGTTTGAGCTTGTTGGTCTACTCAGCTCAGCTCAACTCAACTCAACTGAGATATGGAATTAGATGCATGTCTTTAATTACTAGACCTCTTTCAAGAGCTTTATCACATTTAAACTTATCATTTATTAGACAACAAATGGCCAGGTCAAATGACGGGTTCGATCctcatattattattgttgttattattttgaaatttgatgGCCGACAAGGGAAAGATGCCATTCATTCCTGTTATGGAATATAAACCATGGAATTGGTCCTTTGACTCTCGTACAATCTTTCTAATGTATCCAAATTTTGCTGCAACCTTTGAATTCCAATGGCATCGACCAGATGCTGAAACCCAACGCGTCAATCGGTCCGCGACTCGAATTCAATGATGACCTAAAATCCATTTTTAATATATAATATCTTTTATTGCTGCGTTGAAATCCACGGGTTTCACCTACTTGGAAATTCTTAGCCGTTCATTATCTTTATGTTATGTCGCTTGTCACATCGCAGTCCTGATCCAGTGATTCTTTTACTATATAGCAAGTTGAATAGACCGAATGGGATAAACAGGTCGATTGAATTAAGTGAATAATTCCATGGATGGAAATTTCTGGAGAATTTCACTCAATAAACTAGTTGATACTTTTGTAGACAATGGAGAAATGCTGACCTGGTCTTCTGTACAATCTCCAGCTGTCATTAGTAAATAATCAACCAGAATTATTTACTTCAACCAGTTGAATCAGTATTCAActcaaagattatatcatcatcACCATTCACCAGCTAAAAGTAACACAGAATTGAGAGgtaattaattttcatgtccagTTAATGTCTGGGTTAGAGTGCAGAGCACTTTTATTACGAGTGACGTCGCACTCACGCTCAGCCTAACTCACGCGGCCGTAAGAGCCAAAATTTAGACTGAAGCTTAATCAAATGTTCTGGAACAGATCCTCCTGCTAAGCGTTGACCTTCATTACTCTGCAATCTCCCACCTTTGAATCATTCAACCACCAATTCTTTAAACCGCTTATCGGTCAAAGTCCTGTTCATCCTCGTACAGACTAGACGATCCCCATTTCATCCTCCACTTTAAATTCTcgctcccccttctttctttctctcCCAACACAACACGTACATTGCATGATTCTGCCTACGTGATTCCAATTTCAGTCGATCAGTTTACGATGAATGGCGCCGTCGATGTTGGTTCCCTGCTCAGGCTGCTGTCGCAGGCGGAGCAGCAAACAAGGCAGCTCATCGGGGAGGTCAACGCAGCCGAGAATCATTACCATCGCGAAGTTCTGCTGCAGCAGATACTGTCTAATTTAAAGGAAGCCATCGCCACTGCTAAGCTCATGGAGCCGGAGCCGCCTTTGGCGTCCCACCTGCCGCCGCAAGTACAACCTTCGAGCTCGCCGCCGGTGTCCAACTGCAGCAGCCCCCGTAGCGAGAGCTCCGAGAGGGTACTGTTCAAGGAGCACGAACGCAGGGAGATGTGCAAGAAGAGGTTAGTTAGCTCGTACCGTTACGACGATAGATATGTGACAGTTTAGGCATTCTGATTAATTGAGTCCTCTTTTGGGTTTCAGAAAAACTCTACCAAAATGGACGAACCGAGTTCGCGTTGTCGGCGGCAGGCTGGCAGAGGGATTGGAAGATGGACACAGCTGGAGGAAGTATGGGCAGAAGGAGATCCTTGGAGCTATGCATCCAAGGTTTGCAAATTAAACTTACCTTTCTCATGCTTCCTCTCTTGATGTTATAATTGAGAGCTCGATCAGTACAGTTGTGATCGTTTGGTGCAATTAGGCAACTCATTGAGATTGTTTCTGGAATTTCagtttgtagaaatttttgaagAATATAACCGTTTTAATTTTACTCGTTCAGAGGTTATTACAGATGCACTCACCGTAACACCGCCGGCTGCCTCGCCACAAAACAAGTGCAGAGATTGGACGACGACCCCTGCGTCTTCGACATCACCTACCGCGGCGATCACACCTGCCTGCGGAATCCGCAAGCGCTGCTAACTCCGGCGGTAGAGGAACCGGCCACGAGCCAAAGTCATGACCGCAGCCCTCCTCTGCTACAGGAAATAGAGGATCCTCTCCATGAACAGCAGAGCCAAGCTCTGAGCTCTGACTTCTTCCTGCCTTGCTCTTCCAACCAAATGGCAAGTTTTCCTCCTCAGAGCCTCGCCTTCTCGTCGATGGCGGCCGTTGACCACAATAATGACTGTTACACCGGGAGCATCTCTCCCCTCTTCGTTTCTGCAGTGACCTGGGACTCCAATCACTTCTCTGTGACTCCTTCTCATGTTGCAGTTCGTCCGAATGCTACTCCCGACTCTGAACTCGCTGAGATTGTCTCGGCGGCAACTTTGCCGATCAACTCACCGAGGATGAACGCGAATTTTATGCAGGACCATGTGGAACTTTCCCCCTCGTTCAACTTTGATCCATCCAACTTTCTCGGGTAGAACAATCAAATTGTTGATAATCAACGATAAAAGTAATTGACAGAACTTTTCCTGCCGGAATCCACCACCTTCATGATCACGCGGTAAATGCAACGGCAACCGCGGTGATAGGGCCGTAGTGCTTCGCAAACAAAGCCCTCCGGCGGAGCTCCCGCAACGTCAACCTGTAAAGTCACTGCAGGAGGATTAGAAATTGGAGCAGCTAAAGAGCAATTCGTTGAATGAGAAGAATAGacttcaatttaattaaaattgcattaatcatgaaattttgaaccttAATTGTAATTTGATCTGTTATTAGAttgttgtattaattttttttttatctaatccTGGAATTTAAGTCAGACGGATCGTCGGTCGAGGTGGCGAGAATATTGATTGAATCACGACGTCCCGAAGGAgagtatgctgagatgacttctttGTTGagcaagtcttcagaagtcctctggtcaacactacCTGCAGCCAACGACCGGatcgccccggtctctggtaccccgagactcgaggcagatccaatgaatatataagtaacagactaataATATAATAGTGAAATAAATGAGGGGCGAGTACGGAAAATATACCCTGGcctaggggggcgccctcggatgggatgcTGCTTGAGTTGTCGAGACCCGGAAGAGTAGACAACGCCCGATCAAGATGGAGAGCTGAATCTGACGATGTGAAGTCAGACGCGGCACGAAACTGGAAGACGAGCTGCAGGTCCGGAGAcaataacgacacgcaggccgagaTAAAAATACCGGCACGTAGGTCGGGATAAAACATCGACACATAGGCTGGAGTAGGATCTCGGCATGCAGGCCGGGAaataacaacaacaagaagaCTAGATGCAAACACACAGTCTGACATACAACTGCAACTCAAAGGCTAGAGACAGGTCAGATCAGAGCGCAACGACGACAGTGGCCCATAGGTTCAATCGATGGCGAAAACATACAACAATGCAGATTGCGAATTGAACCAATGAAGTGGAAGGCACGAATGTCAAGTGGTTAAATCCGATGGTGGGGGTGCCGATAACGATGCCCGAGCTACCGACATGTAGGGAGAAGGGAGGTGACGTGTGGGCTGGTGGAGTGCCCGTGAGAATATGCCAATAGTGTCGAAGGCCACACGGATGCAGTGGAGTTGTGCGATGAGGTGGTTAATTTGATCTGTTATTAGAttgttgtattaatttttttttttatcattttaaaaaaacttgcATCAAGTGACATTATTAATTtgcctaaattattttttcattcgTCAAATTTCACAATTATCCAGTGGGCATGTGATCAGTGACATGATTATCTGGAAAATTTTACAAGCGACAAAACATAATTTTCAGTATCTAGAAATCTAAACaaagaataaatttatttataaatagctTAAATTACAAAAACATAAAAAGTATGATTTTCATAGATTTCAGAATTAGCTTGTAGCAATTTTTTAAGCTAAAAACCATAGCCATAGGAAGGTTGATTATGGGAAAAATACAATTTGGAATACAATTGGTAATAAAAGTGCATTTTACTCAACTGTGTACTTGGTTTTGAGTATTACCCAAAATGCATAGTCATTTTCGAATGAACCAAATTACATATCTCTTCATATTCTCTTTCTCATAATACCCCTCTTCCTTGTCATTGGGATCCGAATAAAAAAAAACTCTGAAGTGGTTTTTTTTTGCTAAAAAACAAACCTAATCTGTTAGCTCTCCTTCGTCTCCATCTCAATGAATTTCCTTCATCTCTCAATGAGTTTACTCAATCAGCCCCTTCGCCTCCACCCAATGGCACAAAgagatgttggtgcaacatccctcaggtcaaggttgacctggttgaccaaacttgagtcttggtttgggtttcgatttttgacaatgcaaggttgattgaagaagagtcaagtaggtcaagaatgaccagatacttgactgggaagtcctagtgagtgaagctaggcaggaggaaaattctggtgagtgaagtcaggtgaaagacctagtgagtgaagctaggcaattaggaagtcctagtgagtgaagctaggcaggaggaaaatcctggtgagtgatgcCAGGTGAaacacctagtgagtgaagctaggcaattgggaagtcctagtgagtgaagctaggcaggaggaaaatcctggtgagtgaagccaggtgaaagacctagtgagtgaagctaggcaattgggaaagacctagtgagtgaagctaggcaattgggaaagtcctggtgagtgaagccaggcaagaggaatccaaatgggtcaaggttgaccagacatttggtgagagtccaagtaggtcaaagggattgaccggatacttggcacgagaaagaaaagtccaagtaggtcagagggactgaccggatacttggcaagaagagaaaagtccaagtgggtcaaagggattgaccagacacttggtgagagagtcctagctggtcaagggtgaccggatgctaggtcttatgtaccaacaagtcatggttgactagatgttggtttagggggctttagatttggttttggacaaaaaccaaggtttggattgatccgtggattgatccagcaggtttggattgatccgtggattgatccagcaggtttggattgatccgtggatcgatccagaagatctggatcgatccgccgatcgatccggtgagtccccgcgaacagaacccctctggatcgatccagaggtcccaatcgatcagtggatcgattgggacgctgctgcttcgcgcgataagcgctggatcgatccgtggatcgatccagacattttttcagagcacagaggcgctctggatcgatccgtggatcgatccaaagcctccccaatcgattgggagcaatccaatcgattgggattcgaccgttggcgtcgtttatagctgttggcgtgcgattccttcagcagaacttcaccgattcattccagattcatcacagctcctccccagcactctctaagctcctcaccgccagttcttgaaggttcttggaggttcatccaagtcaagaggcgagttacaacgagaagaagaagaagctagggtttttactgcatctcttgtaagcttttgcttattctttactaccctttcttctacttgtattgagagtcttgtagggcttctccgccttcggtagttaccgaaaaggagtgtttattagtggaggtgtgtgtgtgtgcgtggatccttggactagtcacctcttgtgaggtggataccaagtaaaatcctattgttagcattgttgtagtttgtttctttgtattccgctgcgcatcactttgaagaaacaagcaacgaagctcgACGAGCACACGCCCTccacccctctagctacttttggtcctaacaagtggtatcagagcgaggccgctcttcaccggaatcatcgccggaaggggtaaacaaaacaagcaaagctagagggtgaagaagttggagcaattctacaagtcgaagacttcatcacaagaagctcaacttcaaatggaattccgagatggactcggattcaacacgagggtgcctccaccatacacatctacaagcttcgatctttggaaatcaaggatcgaaaacttcttaatggtggagatagagcaatggtttgctctcatggaaggttttgaagctcccacaaactcaaagggcaaagttctcaagaggagcaagtggagccaagagcaagttcaaaggtgcgaggccaatgacaaagtgacaagctcttggtcaatctattgccaagcaccatcctttgcaaaattggagaatttgaagatgcaaaggaattgtggaacaaattgatcaagctccatgaagagatccccttcactgtacaagatcaagaaaaatccaaagagggcgactcattggagcaagatcaagaggaggactccgaggttgagagatgctcaacctccgaagatgaagtccaagaagaagcctcatcttcaaaggaaagcaatgaagagaacaaggagggagcatactccttgttccatgaacaagatgaagatgaggaagcctccacctctaggattgagggggagagatcTTCTTTgaccccggagcaagaagaagtatccacatccgggtcaagagaagaagaggatgaagaagtttccacctccaaaattcaagaaatatcaaatggaggagcaagtgtcatccctacacaagaaggtataaatgcctcaattaaaaataaaaatcatataatatgttttgagtgtagggaaagtgggcactacaagagcaagtgtcccaacttggccaagaagaagggtcaagtgacacaaaagggcaaggagaagcccaaggagaccacccccgggacaaagaagagcaaggagcacattgtgtgcttcttgtgtcaacaaaaagggcattaccgaagtcaatgccccaaggggaagaagatggtcaaggctcaaggaggcactagtcaagggggagcctccaaggtaaagaagaaggtaacatttattgagcctaccctttacgttatggtaaaagcatgatagttcaaattttatcattttaatgcaatttaccataagaatagaaagcatgagggcattaaggaaaagcatgtggccctacatgccaagactacccaacctaaggttaggaaggtagatagacatttgggcaaaaacactaaggataatagatacaagcccaagaataaaaatgctcatggatcaaatgaaaaatcaaatactaaggacttagtaagggaaaatcaagtcttgaggtcaagacttgataaattagaaaagaccctaaaaagattggaaaatatcctattagggcaaaatgagcataacctaggtttaggggtacaaaagccatccaatgaccatagaggtttgggatacaaacccaaagctaaaaaggatgtgcctagttatcatagggttccatatagttatggaacaaaccctaaatctagaggtcaagtcaaggatacaagggaagatatccctagaagtatctttgcaaccaaagtgactaagacttctaagaagtctaagaaagtcaccaacaaggtcacaagggaggctatccctagagttgacctagaaaaggtgaccaaggcttctaagaagccaaacaaggtcactaggaaggtatctaggaaagttatccctagtgaatacctagagcatccaaggagcaccaataggtgttgggttcctaggagcattttctctaccccataaatgggttagagagtgtcaactctaagtgaaagggtagttaacccaatcatgaagaaattgacactcaaggagcattttcaaggtttttgttaacctttgaaaatgaaattgaattattatttactccttgaaagagtaaaatgtgcataatggtgaaaaattgattttatcttaaaatgacataaattgggaaaacctagagaaataccaagttgggattttggtattctcttagaaatttaaggcaatccgggccttgatttatgtgattattcttgaggaaaaatggaatatgccaaaatttgaggatatgcttaatttttaagtggcataaacaaatcaagagaaatagaaatgtcaatttaggttttgatatttctttgaagcatttatggcaatctaggtttaacattttaagttaaaacaagtgatatattttgggttagctaagtggttaaggatacttagataggtaatctaggtatattttatttatgctaaaccttgccatgattatttgcccatcatatgtcatgacatcatgtctatttttaaatttatgttttattatgaaaaatccaaaaataccatgtcatgacattcatacatcaagtagttataggatattttcttttgaaaattatttcatcttgatgtatgccataacataattatgcattaagtttaaattccttgaaattaaggacaaatggcatttaacatcacttattaacaagtgacatcctaggtggatgtttaatatctttaaaatgcctagatagatatgcatgatccctagaatagggtaaaaccaaaatctcacatctcacaaggactataaggtgacttgtatgtgtttaagtgcacattagatacaagtgagatgttaggaagatgaacaaaactcaagatgttgatttagtgcattcttctgagttttaggttcatcaaaacacatagttatgtgttttcccatcattgggaaagctaatgtacaagtcatgtgcattaagcccaaggaacatggtgggatattggtttgaaaatgttttcaaaatgattttggaaaaccttggtgaaggctatcttttgatagtaatcaccattgaatagttagacacaatcttgaagaaaacactaaagtttttgcaagttttcaagtttgtgtcaatctttgaaaatatgaagtattttcatagaaaactatttttccttgatagtatatgccctaaataatgcctacacgaaatttcatgatttttggatttttgtagaattttctaggggtttctgaagttggctgattttgaaattcagctactatcagagctccgatcgatccatggatcgattggagtgcctgaatcgatccgtggatcgattcagaaggcaagtctcccgcgagcagaagctcgctggatcgatcagccgatcgatccaggaagtctgaatcgatcagtggatcgattcagaaaggttcaatcgattggaacccaactccaatcgatccaagttgctgattttggctgggaaagcctgatttcagcatctttaaacctaatttagtctagataacctttccaaacccctgaaaatatatttatatacataaaaagggtgttttcgtgtggaaaacaaggatggattggttaaggaaggctaagttgaagtttaggttgaggtttgtttcaaattttgaatatttgaacctcaaaacttctaaaattgggtttcctaaagttttggggattccaagtcattgttggtgcaatgacagaagttaccaccatgtctttagggggagggactctttaaagacatgaaaattatttttcatgaaccttggaaggtggtcaaccttccgttaagaacatgctcaaggttgagcgtttgaactttaatggggagtggatatcctcattgttcaagtggcttcaagtggataatgctcaaggatgggcatttgccta contains:
- the LOC122011730 gene encoding probable WRKY transcription factor 41; translation: MNGAVDVGSLLRLLSQAEQQTRQLIGEVNAAENHYHREVLLQQILSNLKEAIATAKLMEPEPPLASHLPPQVQPSSSPPVSNCSSPRSESSERVLFKEHERREMCKKRKTLPKWTNRVRVVGGRLAEGLEDGHSWRKYGQKEILGAMHPRGYYRCTHRNTAGCLATKQVQRLDDDPCVFDITYRGDHTCLRNPQALLTPAVEEPATSQSHDRSPPLLQEIEDPLHEQQSQALSSDFFLPCSSNQMASFPPQSLAFSSMAAVDHNNDCYTGSISPLFVSAVTWDSNHFSVTPSHVAVRPNATPDSELAEIVSAATLPINSPRMNANFMQDHVELSPSFNFDPSNFLG